In Phragmitibacter flavus, one DNA window encodes the following:
- a CDS encoding LysR family transcriptional regulator, with protein MDHLLDSRQLRAFTVLAREGSFTQAGRVLHLTQSAISHAIKSLEAELGCQLFHRLGRRALPTPHGRELLRHAEMIQKQMGQARISLGALDKNPRGHLRIGCTPSASQFILPTVLREFKDSFPLYSITVVPGETPDILTALEAGGVDVAITLKPVDTTRLNVRPLFQDELMFLVSPLHPWATQPPKQADFAQQTFILLSRNSLTFQLVSDYFMKLNIKPKSIIELGNPGGITELVKVGVGVAIGAPWTNRAELASGELVAVPLLRSRIKRQWIATCLKDKPITLVEQTLIGLCEDVSISLGAA; from the coding sequence ATGGATCACCTCCTCGACTCTCGCCAGCTGCGCGCCTTCACCGTTTTGGCCCGCGAAGGCAGTTTCACCCAAGCCGGGCGAGTTCTGCATCTCACCCAGTCCGCCATCAGTCATGCCATCAAAAGCCTGGAAGCCGAACTCGGCTGCCAGCTCTTCCATCGTCTCGGTCGACGCGCCCTTCCCACCCCCCACGGACGCGAACTGCTGCGCCACGCCGAGATGATCCAAAAACAAATGGGGCAGGCACGCATCAGTCTTGGCGCGCTCGACAAAAATCCGCGCGGCCACCTGCGCATCGGCTGCACCCCTTCCGCCTCGCAGTTCATTCTGCCCACCGTGCTGCGCGAATTCAAAGACTCCTTCCCATTATATAGTATCACCGTGGTTCCTGGCGAAACCCCCGACATCCTCACGGCTCTCGAAGCCGGCGGAGTCGATGTCGCCATCACGCTGAAACCCGTCGACACCACCCGCCTTAATGTCCGCCCGCTCTTTCAAGACGAACTCATGTTCCTCGTCAGCCCGCTCCACCCATGGGCCACGCAGCCTCCCAAGCAGGCCGACTTCGCCCAGCAAACCTTCATCCTTCTCAGCCGCAACAGCCTCACTTTTCAGTTGGTGAGCGACTACTTCATGAAGCTCAACATCAAACCCAAGTCGATCATCGAACTCGGCAATCCCGGCGGCATCACCGAGCTCGTCAAGGTCGGCGTCGGTGTCGCCATCGGTGCTCCATGGACCAATCGCGCCGAACTCGCTTCCGGCGAACTGGTCGCTGTGCCGTTGCTTCGCAGCCGCATCAAACGTCAATGGATCGCCACCTGCCTCAAGGACAAACCCATCACCCTCGTTGAACAGACCCTCATCGGCCTCTGCGAAGACGTCAGCATCAGTCTTGGGGCGGCGTGA
- a CDS encoding CmpA/NrtA family ABC transporter substrate-binding protein encodes MTASRHKPVRIGFIALTDCAPLLVADALGLFVKQGVEVELSLEIGWATVREKILYGQLDAAHSIVGLGLPLRLQQNGISCPAIVPFVFSLNGNAITLSMDMWRRGVRDAASFAKLIRSTPQRLFTLGIVAQTSSHNFLMRRWLMSGGIDPNKDVRLVVLPPTQMVGALSAGLIDGFCVSDPWNSLAVSRGVGWCPVISEDLMPGHPDKVLVTTETFADERKVEHDGVLRALYESCVFCDKISNREQVVEIILSSGYLRASREILRAALVGPFDNGVKPREDVESFYIFHRDGANQPTHSKGAWLLNEFLAHGLIPPGMRELAAIEVKKCYRPDLYHAAIDDMAATTKPVVKKRKLQTT; translated from the coding sequence ATGACTGCCAGCCGGCACAAGCCGGTGCGCATCGGGTTTATTGCGCTGACGGACTGTGCGCCGTTGTTGGTGGCGGATGCATTGGGATTGTTTGTGAAGCAGGGGGTGGAGGTGGAGCTGAGTCTGGAAATAGGCTGGGCCACGGTGCGTGAGAAGATCTTGTATGGCCAGCTTGATGCGGCGCATTCGATCGTAGGACTGGGGTTGCCGCTGCGGTTGCAGCAAAACGGGATCAGTTGTCCGGCGATCGTCCCGTTTGTGTTTAGTTTGAATGGCAATGCCATCACGCTGAGCATGGACATGTGGCGTCGCGGCGTCAGAGATGCGGCTTCGTTTGCCAAGTTGATCCGCAGCACTCCGCAGCGTTTGTTCACACTTGGCATTGTGGCGCAGACGTCTTCGCATAACTTTCTGATGCGACGCTGGTTGATGAGTGGCGGCATTGATCCTAACAAGGATGTGCGTCTGGTGGTATTGCCGCCGACACAGATGGTGGGGGCGTTGAGTGCCGGACTGATTGATGGATTCTGTGTAAGTGATCCGTGGAATTCGCTCGCCGTGTCGCGGGGTGTGGGTTGGTGCCCGGTCATTAGTGAGGACTTGATGCCTGGTCACCCCGACAAGGTGCTGGTTACTACGGAGACTTTTGCCGATGAGCGAAAGGTTGAGCATGATGGGGTGCTGCGTGCGCTTTATGAATCCTGCGTGTTCTGCGACAAGATCAGCAATCGCGAACAGGTCGTAGAGATCATTTTGAGCAGTGGTTATCTGCGCGCCAGCCGCGAGATATTGAGGGCCGCGTTGGTGGGGCCATTTGATAACGGTGTGAAGCCCAGAGAAGACGTGGAGTCCTTTTATATTTTCCATCGGGATGGCGCGAACCAGCCGACACATAGCAAGGGCGCGTGGTTGTTGAATGAATTTTTGGCCCATGGGCTGATTCCGCCGGGCATGCGCGAGTTGGCTGCCATCGAAGTTAAGAAATGTTACCGCCCTGACCTTTACCACGCCGCCATTGATGACATGGCTGCGACCACCAAACCAGTTGTAAAAAAACGCAAACTACAAACCACCTGA
- a CDS encoding RNA recognition motif domain-containing protein, with translation MNLYVSNLSYNLTDTELREAFERYGLVSHARIILDRETGRSRGFAFVEMPNDDEARAAINGLNNIDLGERPLKVVEARPREERPYTPRPAGGGGPGGGGGGGYKSGGGGGGGGYKGGGGGGGGGYKGGGGGGGYKGGGGGGRGDKQSWDRGKRDGGFEGGGDWD, from the coding sequence ATGAACCTCTACGTCAGTAATCTCTCTTACAACCTGACCGACACCGAATTGCGCGAAGCCTTCGAACGCTACGGTCTTGTGTCCCACGCCCGGATCATTCTTGATCGTGAAACCGGCCGCTCGCGTGGGTTTGCTTTTGTCGAAATGCCCAATGACGATGAAGCTCGTGCAGCCATCAACGGCTTGAATAACATCGATCTTGGCGAACGCCCTCTTAAAGTGGTTGAAGCCCGTCCACGCGAAGAGCGTCCCTACACTCCACGCCCAGCAGGCGGTGGTGGTCCTGGCGGCGGCGGTGGTGGTGGTTATAAAAGTGGCGGCGGCGGTGGCGGTGGCGGCTACAAAGGCGGCGGCGGTGGCGGTGGCGGCGGCTACAAAGGTGGTGGCGGCGGCGGTGGCTACAAAGGTGGCGGCGGCGGTGGTCGTGGCGACAAGCAGTCCTGGGATCGCGGCAAGCGCGACGGCGGCTTCGAAGGCGGCGGCGACTGGGATTGA